In Alteromonas macleodii, the sequence AAAGGACCCTACAGTCGTTAGAAAGAGGGGACTGTAGTACAGCGAGTTCAGCTTGGGTAAGATTGCTGTTCATAGTGCAATGTCCACATTAATGGTGTTGTTAAGCATTTGTCAGCTTTTCTTCAAACCATTCTACTGCAGCATCTTCAGGAATAGGATGTTCAAGCACATCTATGTAAAGGGCATCAGTGATTAATGCACCACCAGCGTTTTTTATGTGCTTCTCCATTTCTTTCGCACCGAAACAAAAGGTGTCGTAGCTGGTGTCGCCCAGACCAATAACGTAGGCGTTAACTGAGCTTAGATCAGTATTTTCTAGCTGTTTTGCAAACGGTTGGATATTGTCAGGTAGTTCACCTGCACCATGGGTAGACGTACATACGATCCACGTTGAGTCTGTATTGATCTCTTCTAAACTCGGTTCAGCATGAATAGTGTAGGTGTGCCCGCTTGCATCAAGTTTTTCTGCAATGGCATCTGCTACGTACTCTGCGGCACCTAACATGGTGCCAACAATTATTTCAAAGTGCTTGCTCATTAATGGGTTACTTCTCTATTTACAATTGTCGTCTTAACGCAAGTTAGTCTTATTTGTTAGGTTATTTACCATCTTACTTAACACTTTATTGGTTACGCT encodes:
- the mioC gene encoding FMN-binding protein MioC; the encoded protein is MSKHFEIIVGTMLGAAEYVADAIAEKLDASGHTYTIHAEPSLEEINTDSTWIVCTSTHGAGELPDNIQPFAKQLENTDLSSVNAYVIGLGDTSYDTFCFGAKEMEKHIKNAGGALITDALYIDVLEHPIPEDAAVEWFEEKLTNA